AAGCTACAGCAGAATCTCCTTCGGGATATTTTCGTGGATGCACCACCTTTGAGAAGCCAAGCAAATTGGGGCAGCCTGAATATGAAATGCACGTAAAGGATAAATTTGGCGATCGCATTGTCAAGCAAAAAGCCAAAGGCAGCCTAGAGATTCTCTCTTCGTCAAACATCCAAGTTGCCGAAATAACCGCGATCGCCGCTGATGCGAGAACTGGTGCAAGTAGTGATTTTTCAAGACTCACACCTTTACCTAAAGGAACCAAAGCTATAGTGACAGGCAAACAAGGTGATTGGCTAAGGCTTGACTATGGCGGTTGGGTCAGAAAGAATATGACTAAGCTTGACCAAGCAGAACCACTACCACCCTCAATTGTCCGCAGTATTAATACTAAGCGAGTTGTCAATAAAGCTAATCAAACTGACAATCAAAATAATGTGTGGACAGAGGTGACAATTCCGCTAGAAGTGCCAGTACCTCTAGCGATTACCCAAGGCGATCGCGTATTTTCATTCACTCTCTATAATGTGATCGCTCAAACTGATACGATTTCAATCGATCCAGACTCGATTATTAATAAGCTGGAATGGTTACAAACTGAGCCTAATAAGGTTACATATACGATTAGTCTCAAACCAAAGCAGCAATGGGGATATAAAGTTCGATACCAAGATTCAAATCTGATTTTGTCCCTTAAACATCCACCAATTCTTGCGATCGATACATCAAGTAATTCGCAACCACTTCAAGGGGTGAAAATTCTCATCGATGCAGGACATGGAAGCGCTGAAGACTTAGGAGCGCGAGGTCCAACTGGCTACCCCGAAAAGGATGCCACACTGATCACCTCAAAGCTATTCCAAACTGAGCTACAAAATCGCGGTGCTAAGGTAATTATGACCCGCATCAATGATGCTGATGTTCTTTTGGAGCCAAGGGTCGATAAAATTAATCAAGAAGAGCCAACTCTAGCAATTAGCGTTCATTACAATGCTTTGCCTGATAATGGGGACGCGATTAATACGTCAGGGATGGGAAGCTTTTGGTACAATCCACAGGCGCAGGACTTTGCCAAGTTTATTAACGCTTATGTCGTGAAAAAGCTGAATCGTGCTGATTATGGAGTTTATTGGAATAATCTTGCCCTCGCCCGTCCCACAGTTGCTCCATCCGTACTTTTGGAATTAGGCTTTATGATTAATCCTGTTGAATTTGAATGGATTATCGATCCGCAACAACAAAAGTTACTGGCTAAGACCCTTGCCGATGGCGTTACCGAATGGATTTTGAATGCTGTTAAGTGATCCCGACCAATTTTGGTCTAGCTTCCATTTTGGTGAACTGATCAATGCTTATATCCCACTGATGGTATGGACGGGAGTTGGCCTAGTAGCGTCTAGGTTTGCGCCGCTCAACACCTCCAAATTTATGGGTATCACGCTGTATTGGGTGGGCGTGCCATTACAACTATTTGTCCTTGCTAGACATACTCAATTTTCGGATACACCCTATATTCCCTATGTGGCGATCGCAGCGTTGATTCTCAGTTGGCTGTTGGCTTTAGTCGGTTGGCAGTTTGCGAAACAAGAAGATAGCGATCGCTCTAGCTTGGGGAGCTTTATTTTAGCGACCATGCTCGGTAACACAGGATTTGTGGGCTTGACGCTGACAAGTTCTTTGACAAGTTCCACTTACACAGATTGGGCAGTTTTATACAGTATTGCTAGTAACGTCGCGGGTAATTATGGCATTGCTGTTTTTATTGCCAGCTACTTTGGCAAGAGTGATGTGAAGCCACCTTGGTGGAAGCTATTGCTTGATGTTGCCACTGTGCCGAGTCTATGGGCTTTTGCGATCGGTTGGTATACACGCCCGATCGGGCTACCTGATGTGATCGAGTCGGGACTAGATGTGAGTATATGGGTAACGATCGCCTTTGCGTTGTCTCTGGTGGGACTACGATTAGGCAAAATCGAAAAGTGGGACAGCCTCAAACCTGCGGCGATCGCAGCTTTTTTGCGCGTGGGAATCGTACCTTTAGCGATCGGGCTGGGGGCGACTATGTTTGGACTCCGAGATGATCCACGTCTGATTCTGACGCTGATGTCGGGGACTCCAACAGGTTTATCGGTGCTAATTCTTGCTGAAGTCTATAACCTCGATCGCGATTTACTAATCAGCACGATCGCCTTCTCATTTATCGGACTAATTTTTATGCTACCGATCTGGATCGTCTTTTTTGGCTAAAGAATATTACTTTTTGTCTCTGAGAGAGGGTTTGCAAAGCAAGCCCTCTCTCAGAGACATTTTAGATTTATCCCGAACTGACGTTAATTATGTACATCTACTTAAGAAAAAGCCAAAAGCCAAAATAGAGTTGCGGCACTTCGTGCCACAACTCTATTTTGGCTTTTGATTGGCTATTGCTATATGTTTTAAAGCCACCAACCAGTCCAATCCTTAAAGTTTTTCCAAAAATCATCGCCAAATTTCCAAGCTAGCAAACCACAAATGATGCCACCGATCAAAAAACATAGCAAAAATGCACCACTCAAAATACTTAAGCTCCCAAAGCCACCTGCAAGCCCACCAATGAGAAATCCGCAGCCAAATCTAACAATAAATGTCTGCATGTCAAAGCGTTTTGGTGAAGTCATAAAGCCTATCTCTATAAATTCGTGAAGAGTATACTGGA
The sequence above is a segment of the Pseudanabaena sp. BC1403 genome. Coding sequences within it:
- a CDS encoding N-acetylmuramoyl-L-alanine amidase — translated: MRRLIGIFVIGLLSFVIAIAAGAQNFVPPTQLHLTYPPLRHITTSDRLFFIGTAPKDGNVSINGKAISRSKAGHFAPSLPLQLGENNFAIKYVNETGDRNSERLINVKVLRESRIALPPQNIGFVEESLLPTVDTARQPNERICFDAIATPNSTVLVRIGDLEIPLLPRRRNVQLPPNSSVLTGNNEATAESPSGYFRGCTTFEKPSKLGQPEYEMHVKDKFGDRIVKQKAKGSLEILSSSNIQVAEITAIAADARTGASSDFSRLTPLPKGTKAIVTGKQGDWLRLDYGGWVRKNMTKLDQAEPLPPSIVRSINTKRVVNKANQTDNQNNVWTEVTIPLEVPVPLAITQGDRVFSFTLYNVIAQTDTISIDPDSIINKLEWLQTEPNKVTYTISLKPKQQWGYKVRYQDSNLILSLKHPPILAIDTSSNSQPLQGVKILIDAGHGSAEDLGARGPTGYPEKDATLITSKLFQTELQNRGAKVIMTRINDADVLLEPRVDKINQEEPTLAISVHYNALPDNGDAINTSGMGSFWYNPQAQDFAKFINAYVVKKLNRADYGVYWNNLALARPTVAPSVLLELGFMINPVEFEWIIDPQQQKLLAKTLADGVTEWILNAVK
- a CDS encoding AEC family transporter translates to MLLSDPDQFWSSFHFGELINAYIPLMVWTGVGLVASRFAPLNTSKFMGITLYWVGVPLQLFVLARHTQFSDTPYIPYVAIAALILSWLLALVGWQFAKQEDSDRSSLGSFILATMLGNTGFVGLTLTSSLTSSTYTDWAVLYSIASNVAGNYGIAVFIASYFGKSDVKPPWWKLLLDVATVPSLWAFAIGWYTRPIGLPDVIESGLDVSIWVTIAFALSLVGLRLGKIEKWDSLKPAAIAAFLRVGIVPLAIGLGATMFGLRDDPRLILTLMSGTPTGLSVLILAEVYNLDRDLLISTIAFSFIGLIFMLPIWIVFFG